Proteins encoded in a region of the Acidimicrobiales bacterium genome:
- a CDS encoding sigma-70 family RNA polymerase sigma factor has protein sequence MPSAGEAYRQLAPAVLGYLRAQRAPDPEDLLGEVFVQVARDLPRFSGDDAALRRWVFAIAHNRLLDARRRAERRPQIASTAVPDRAAPPAVDNLDPTLVRALGTLTADQREVLVLRFVADLALEDVARITHRRAGAVKALQHRALEALARALGPT, from the coding sequence GTGCCGTCCGCGGGGGAGGCGTACCGACAGCTTGCTCCTGCCGTCCTCGGCTACCTCCGCGCCCAGCGGGCGCCCGACCCCGAGGACCTGCTGGGCGAGGTGTTCGTGCAAGTGGCCCGCGACCTGCCCCGCTTCTCCGGTGACGACGCCGCGCTGCGCCGTTGGGTGTTCGCCATCGCCCACAACCGGTTGCTCGACGCTCGCCGCCGGGCCGAGCGCCGCCCCCAGATCGCTTCGACGGCGGTGCCCGATCGGGCCGCACCGCCCGCCGTCGACAACCTCGACCCCACCCTGGTGCGAGCCCTCGGCACGCTGACCGCCGACCAGCGAGAGGTGCTGGTGCTGCGTTTCGTGGCCGACCTGGCCTTGGAGGACGTGGCCCGCATCACCCACCGACGGGCGGGAGCGGTCAAGGCCCTGCAGCACCGGGCGCTTGAGGCGCTGGCCCGGGCCCTTGGCCCCACCTGA
- a CDS encoding citrate synthase, which produces MAESITITDNRTGQSFEIPIDNGGVSSAEWRKGLPDLFFYDPGFMATAVCESSVTYLDGDEGILRYRGYPIEQLAEHSTYLEVAYLLIHGELPDKQQHDAWVKEITYHTFIHENVRKRFLEGFHYDAHPMGMLVSAVAALSTFYADAKDIHEPASREKQIVRLIAKMPTMAAACHRFSVGMPFVYPDNSLGFTANFLSMMWKIAEPRYDANPALARALDILFILHADHEQNCSTTAMRTVGSAHADPYSATAAAAAALYGPRHGGANEAVIRMLTEIGTVDNVPDFIKSVKEGKGRLQGFGHRVYKNYDPRAKIIKKAADQVFEVTGTNPLLDIALKLEEVALADEYFVSRRLYPNVDFYSGLIYQAMGFPIEMFPVLFAIPRTSGWLAHWIELLDQDQKIYRPRQIYVGAEARDYVPMGLRQA; this is translated from the coding sequence GTGGCCGAGAGCATCACCATCACAGACAACCGGACGGGCCAGTCCTTCGAGATCCCCATCGACAACGGCGGGGTCTCCTCGGCGGAGTGGCGCAAGGGCCTGCCCGACCTGTTCTTCTACGACCCCGGCTTCATGGCCACCGCCGTGTGCGAGAGCTCCGTCACCTACCTCGACGGCGACGAGGGGATCCTGCGCTACCGCGGCTACCCCATCGAGCAGTTGGCCGAGCACTCCACCTACCTGGAGGTGGCCTACCTCCTGATCCACGGCGAGCTGCCCGACAAGCAGCAGCACGACGCCTGGGTGAAGGAGATCACCTACCACACGTTCATCCACGAGAACGTACGGAAGCGCTTCCTCGAAGGCTTCCACTACGACGCCCACCCCATGGGCATGCTCGTCTCCGCCGTCGCCGCCCTGTCGACGTTCTACGCCGATGCGAAAGACATCCACGAGCCCGCCAGCCGCGAGAAGCAGATCGTCCGCCTCATCGCCAAGATGCCGACGATGGCGGCGGCCTGCCACCGCTTCAGCGTCGGCATGCCCTTCGTCTACCCCGACAACTCGCTGGGCTTCACCGCCAACTTCCTGTCGATGATGTGGAAGATCGCCGAGCCCCGCTACGACGCCAACCCTGCACTGGCCCGAGCGCTCGACATCCTCTTCATCCTCCACGCCGACCACGAGCAGAACTGCTCGACCACGGCCATGCGCACCGTCGGCTCGGCCCACGCCGACCCCTACTCGGCCACCGCGGCAGCAGCCGCTGCGCTGTACGGTCCCCGCCACGGCGGCGCCAACGAAGCGGTCATCCGCATGCTCACCGAGATCGGCACGGTCGACAACGTGCCCGACTTCATCAAGTCGGTGAAGGAGGGCAAGGGCCGCCTCCAGGGCTTCGGCCACCGGGTCTACAAGAACTACGACCCCCGGGCGAAGATCATCAAGAAGGCGGCCGACCAGGTGTTCGAGGTGACGGGCACCAACCCGCTGCTCGACATCGCCCTCAAGCTGGAAGAGGTCGCCCTGGCCGACGAGTACTTCGTCTCCCGGCGCCTCTATCCCAACGTCGACTTCTACTCGGGCTTGATCTACCAGGCCATGGGCTTCCCCATCGAGATGTTCCCCGTCCTCTTCGCCATCCCCCGCACGTCGGGCTGGCTGGCGCACTGGATCGAGTTGCTCGACCAAGACCAGAAGATCTACCGCCCCCGCCAGATCTACGTCGGCGCCGAAGCACGCGACTACGTCCCGATGGGCTTGCGCCAGGCCTGA
- a CDS encoding 2'-5' RNA ligase family protein: MPRLFTTYEEAWSHFEGVQEMESFADQYPEGDAYLITWYIPVAAETVPGIIELQGTLTAIDGMVPIPPERLHVSVAPASVTEQPDPELEADLLHHARQAWADTPPFPIELACVNGFPTAVVAEVHGPGPARLLDRLLESGYWRGLPWRAPNRDIFLPHLTVAISTRRRPADEVREVVKAHRHDHFADLTVDTIELCRVPVARSRLLQPWEVVGRITLNAT, encoded by the coding sequence GTGCCGCGGCTCTTCACCACCTACGAAGAGGCCTGGTCGCACTTCGAGGGCGTCCAGGAGATGGAGAGCTTCGCCGACCAGTACCCCGAGGGCGACGCCTACCTCATCACCTGGTACATCCCGGTGGCCGCCGAAACCGTGCCCGGCATCATCGAGCTCCAGGGCACACTGACGGCCATCGACGGCATGGTGCCCATCCCGCCGGAGCGCCTGCACGTATCCGTCGCCCCGGCCAGCGTCACCGAACAGCCCGACCCCGAGCTCGAGGCGGACCTGCTGCACCATGCCCGACAGGCGTGGGCCGACACCCCGCCGTTCCCCATCGAGTTGGCATGCGTGAACGGCTTCCCCACCGCGGTGGTGGCCGAGGTGCACGGCCCCGGCCCCGCCCGCCTGCTCGACCGGCTGTTGGAGAGCGGCTACTGGCGCGGCCTGCCGTGGCGGGCGCCCAACCGCGACATCTTCCTGCCCCACCTCACCGTGGCCATCTCCACCCGGCGTCGCCCGGCCGACGAGGTGCGGGAGGTCGTCAAGGCGCACCGTCACGACCACTTTGCCGACCTGACCGTCGACACCATCGAGCTCTGCCGCGTGCCCGTCGCCCGCAGCCGCCTGCTGCAGCCGTGGGAGGTCGTCGGCCGGATAACGCTTAACGCCACCTGA